In Jannaschia sp. W003, the genomic stretch CAGACCATGGACGCCGTGGCCCGCCAGGTGGAGGCCGACGCCACCTACCGCGAGATCATCGAGGCCAGCCGCGTCTCGCACCTGAGCACCACCGCCGACGGCATCGTGGCCGCCGCCCGCGAGATCGCCGAGACCACGGACGTGGTGGCGCTGTGCGTGTTCTCGCACTCCGGCTCCACCGCGCTGAAGGTCAGCCGCGAGCGCCCGCGCGTGCCGATCATCATGCTCACCCCGATCGTCGCCTCGGCGCGCCGCCTCGTGCTGTCCTGGGGCTGCCACTGCGTGACCACGCAGACCGTGGAGCGGTTCAAGTTCGCGGTGGTCTCGGCGGTGCGCGCCGCGAAGGCCGCGGGCTTCGCGCAGGCCGACGACCAGGTGGTGGTCACCGCCGGCATCCCCTTCAACGTCGCCGGCTCCACCAACATCCTGCGCGTCGCGCCCTGCGACGAGCGGCGGATCTTCGGGGCCGAGGGCGACTGACTTGGAGCAGGTGGACGCCCTCTGGACCGGGATCCTCCGGCGCTGGGAGGGCTGGGCCGGCGTGCCCGACCTCGACCTGCCCGCGCCGCCCGACCCGGTGATCGTGGCGGTGCTGGCCACGGTGATCGGGGCCATGGGCCTCGCCGCGGCGCTGACCGCCTGGGCCGAGCGGCGCCGCTCGCTCGCGGGCCTCTTCGCGGCGGTGGTGGCCGTGCTGCTGTTCTTCTGGCTCTGGGAGGCGGACCGCTCGATCAGCTGGACCGTCGTGCCCGACAGCTTCATCGAGCTGATCGCCCGCATCCTGCGCTAGGCCCCCCGCGGCCTTGCGTCCCGGCTCCCGCCGCGCTAGGGGGCCGCTTCCACCGCGGGCCGGGCGATTGGGATGCCTGGGTCCGCGACGAAGTACCGGAGAACCAAATGCCCAAGATGAAGACGAAATCGTCTGCCAAGAAGCGATTCAAGGTCACGGCCACCGGCAAGGTGATGGCCGGTCAGGCCGGCAAGCGCCACGGCATGATCAAGCGCAGCAACAAGTTCATCCGCGACGCGCGTGGCACCACCACGCTCAGCGCCCCGGACGCCAAGATCGTCAAGGGCTTCATGCCCTACGACCGCTGATAGGAGGCTAGCACATGTCCCGAGTCACCTCCGGCAAGGTCACCCATGCCCGCCACAAGAAGGTCCTGAAGGCCGCGAAGGGCTACTACGGCCGTCGCAGCAAGACCTTCCGCACCGCCACCCAGGCGGTCGACAAGGCCAACCAGTACGCCACGCGCGACCGCAAGGCCCGCAAGCGCGACTTCCGCGCCCTGTGGATCCAGCGGATCAACGCCGCCGTGCGCGCCCACGACGGCGAGATGACCTACTCGCGCTTCATCAACCTGCTCACGAAGTCGGGCATCGAGGTCGACCGCAAGGTCCTTGCCGACCTCGCCGTGCACGAGCCCGAGGCCTTCGCGGCCATCGTCGACCAGGCCCGCGCCGCGGCCTGATCCGCCGCCGCCGCGTCGATCCACCGAGGGGCCGCCCATGGGGCGGCCCCTTCGCGTTCCGCGCTCCCTTGCCTCGCCGCGCCCCGCGCTAGGTGCCACCGGATGCGCATCCACCTCGCCGCCCTCCTCGCCCCCGCCCTCCTCGTCGCCGCCTGCGTCACCTCCGCGCCGCCCGACCAACGCGCGGTGCTCGCCGTGGGCGACAGCGTGCTCGCCTGGAACGACGGACGGGGCGTGCCTGAGGTGGCCGCCGCCGCGCTCGGCCTGCCGGTGGTGGACGCCACCCAGTCCGGCGCGTTCCTGCTGAACGACAGCGGCGTCGTCGGCCTCACCGACTTCAGCATCCAGCGCCAGTGGGCCGCGAACCGGGGCCGCTGGGCCTGGGTGATCCTGGACGGCGGCGGCAACGACCTGCGCGGCGACTGCGGCACCCCTGCCGAGGTGGCCACCACCGACGCCCTGATCGCCCCGGACGGGCGCACCGGCGCGATCCCCGCCCTGATCGCGTCGATCCGCGCCACCGGCAGCCGCGCCGCCTTCCTGGGCTACTACGACGACATCGTGGGCCGCCGCACCGGCTTCAGCGCCTGCGCTGGGGCCTTCGACCGCATCAACGCCCGCGTGGCCCGCCTCGCCGCCGCCGACCCGGGGCTGATGTTCCTCGACGCCGCCGAGGTGATCGACCCGCGCGACGCCGCGCTCTACGACGCCGACGCCGTGCACCCCTCGCCCGAGGGCTCGCGCCGCATCGGCGCCGCGCTGGCCGCCCGGATGCGCTGACGGGAACCGCCCCCCGGGCGCCGCGTTGCCCCCCGGCAACCACGCCGGACCGCCACCCCATGCTCGACCTCCTCGCCTCGCCCGACGCCTGGGCCGCCTTCCTCGCGCTCGTGACCCTCGAGATCGTGCTGGGCATCGACAACCTGATCTTCATCTCGATCGTCGCCGGCAAGCTTCCCGAGGGCGCCCGCGACCGCGCCCGCAAGATCGGCATCGGACTCGCCCTCGTGCTGCGCCTCCTGCTGCTCGCCGCCATCGCCTGGATCGTGGGCCTGACGCAGCCCGTATTCGACCTCGGCATCCAGGGCGCGCCGGGCGCCTACGGCGAGCCGACCTTCGACACCGCCTTCTCGTGGCGCGACCTGATCCTCATCGCCGGCGGCCTGTTCCTCACCTGGAAGGCCACCTCCGAGATCCGTGAGAAGCTCAACCCCCACGAGACCGCCACCGGCAAGCCCCGCGCCGGGACGGCGGCCTTCGGCACCGTGCTGTTCCAGATCATCATCCTCGACCTCGTGTTCTCGATCGACTCGATCCTGACGGCCGTGGGCATGACCGACGAGCTGCCGATCATGGTCGCCGCCGTGGTGATCGCCGTGGGCGTCATGTTCGCCGCCTCCGGCCCCGTGATGCGCTTCGTGCAGGCCAACCCCTCCGTCGTGATGCTGGCCCTCGCGTTCCTCCTGATGATCGGCATGGTGCTGATCGCCGACGGCTTCGGGCGCCATGTCCCGAAGGGCTACATCTACTCGGCCATGGCCTTCGCCGCCCTCGTCGAGGGGCTGAACCTCCTCGCCCGCCGCCGCAACCGCAGGCTCGCGGCCAAGCACGACGCCGCGCCGGCGGGGTAGTTGCGCGCCCCCCCGGCGCGGGCTAGTCCGGCCCGCGCCACCGGAGGGGGACGCTTCATGGACCTGCGCGAGAAATACCTGGCCCGCATCGGCGAGGCCGCCGACGAGGCCGCGCTGGAGTCGGTGCGCGTCGAGGCCGTGGGCAAGAAGGGCGAGGTGGCCCTCAAGATGCGCGAGCTGGGGAAGATGACCCCCGAGGAGCGGCAGGAGGCCGGCCCCCGCCTTAACGCCCTGAAGGACGAGATCAACAGCGCCATCGCCGCCCGCAAGGCGGCGTTGGAGGACGCCGCCCTCGAGGAGCGCCTCCGCTCCGAGTGGCTCGACGTGACCCTCCCCGTGCGCCCCCGCCGCGAGGGCACGATCCACCCCGTCAGCCAGGTCACCGAGGAGGTCACGGCGATCTTCGCGGACATGGGGTTCAAAGTCGCCGAGGGCCCCCAGATCGAGACCGACTGGTACAACTTCGACGCCCTCAACATCCCCGGGCATCATCCCGCGCGCGCCGAGATGGACACCTTCTA encodes the following:
- a CDS encoding SGNH/GDSL hydrolase family protein is translated as MRIHLAALLAPALLVAACVTSAPPDQRAVLAVGDSVLAWNDGRGVPEVAAAALGLPVVDATQSGAFLLNDSGVVGLTDFSIQRQWAANRGRWAWVILDGGGNDLRGDCGTPAEVATTDALIAPDGRTGAIPALIASIRATGSRAAFLGYYDDIVGRRTGFSACAGAFDRINARVARLAAADPGLMFLDAAEVIDPRDAALYDADAVHPSPEGSRRIGAALAARMR
- the rplT gene encoding 50S ribosomal protein L20; translation: MSRVTSGKVTHARHKKVLKAAKGYYGRRSKTFRTATQAVDKANQYATRDRKARKRDFRALWIQRINAAVRAHDGEMTYSRFINLLTKSGIEVDRKVLADLAVHEPEAFAAIVDQARAAA
- the rpmI gene encoding 50S ribosomal protein L35, translated to MPKMKTKSSAKKRFKVTATGKVMAGQAGKRHGMIKRSNKFIRDARGTTTLSAPDAKIVKGFMPYDR
- a CDS encoding TerC family protein yields the protein MLDLLASPDAWAAFLALVTLEIVLGIDNLIFISIVAGKLPEGARDRARKIGIGLALVLRLLLLAAIAWIVGLTQPVFDLGIQGAPGAYGEPTFDTAFSWRDLILIAGGLFLTWKATSEIREKLNPHETATGKPRAGTAAFGTVLFQIIILDLVFSIDSILTAVGMTDELPIMVAAVVIAVGVMFAASGPVMRFVQANPSVVMLALAFLLMIGMVLIADGFGRHVPKGYIYSAMAFAALVEGLNLLARRRNRRLAAKHDAAPAG